The following proteins are co-located in the Nitrospinota bacterium genome:
- the cas9 gene encoding type II CRISPR RNA-guided endonuclease Cas9 (Cas9, originally named Csn1, is the large, multifunctional signature protein of type II CRISPR/Cas systems. It is well known even to general audiences because its RNA-guided endonuclease activity has made it a popular tool for custom editing of eukaryotic genomes.), with amino-acid sequence MKILGLDIGTNSIGWAVIERDDEKQDDVAGNGKILGSGARVFTAPVEDKTEAPKNQERRAKRGARKILARRRMRMLSLANVLISAGMLPAYFLDNEAERLKLCNSINPYQARTDGLERMLSLHEFGRALFHMNKRRGFKSNRKADRKEKDKDKSKVLGAIKELSKKIGGDTLGQYLYSQNGGISIRKQYTHRDMYETEFDKLWAVQSAHHSALTQDLKVKIHRALFFQRPLKSQKNLVGFCDLEKKLWKTPEGRFIDKGPRRAAKSHPMAQRIRTLQDITNLKINGAPLNETQRKDIIVAIDGKEKLTWAQVKKVAGLHKETKLNLEETGKKHIPSDYTSFNIARALGGKWGALDEAKRECLYTDLATIENEAALIKRLTGAWSFSKEEAEVLAKVELEDGYAAHSLKAIKKLLPHMEAGLTYPEAKIKAGYGAVSGASGGLGQLPEPPQMRNPVVQKALYETRKVVNAIIRKFGKPDIIRVELARDAKQPKKVKDDRLKQIRDREEENETINNDLKNEFGVAKPTREDREKYRLWIECNQTSPYSGKTIGKQELFAADVQVEHILPWQRSLDNSYMNKTLCFHTENLGKGDKTPFEAWGHYEQKWGEIETRIQNFPPSKRRRFYMTEIPDGFLDSQLTDTRYITKEVCAYLKTTGVRVDTNKGLFTAWLRGEWGLYDILPRRNYDLKAGKDRSDHRHHALDAIVIALTGPWQVHVMSRATSRGDGRMRYSNFPAPWPNFRDDVKTAIDEIIVSHRATRKIRGALHEETSYGATSEKGVFVRRKAIESMTPGEAERIRDARIKDMVQKRIEEHGGDYKAALKTEFVIGKNPVKKARITVNMGVDTVFPIKDETGKAYRYVTYGNNHHIEIVKNLKTGKHEGVVVTTMEAARRARIGKLAIIQRDHGADYEFVMSLSINEMVKIPVDGGFEYYRVQLLNQTSKQITLRKHTSADITDNSTRLMPVPSSLLGTGAQKVIISPIGDVFPAHD; translated from the coding sequence GAACGGGATGACGAAAAACAGGACGACGTGGCCGGAAACGGAAAAATACTTGGCTCAGGGGCAAGAGTGTTCACCGCCCCGGTGGAAGACAAGACCGAAGCGCCAAAGAATCAGGAACGCAGGGCGAAACGGGGGGCGCGGAAAATCCTTGCGCGGCGCCGGATGCGGATGCTAAGCCTTGCTAACGTTCTTATTTCAGCGGGGATGTTGCCAGCATACTTCCTTGATAACGAAGCAGAGCGGTTAAAGCTTTGCAACTCCATAAATCCTTATCAGGCTCGCACGGACGGTCTGGAAAGGATGCTTTCCCTTCACGAGTTTGGCCGCGCTTTATTTCACATGAACAAAAGACGCGGTTTTAAAAGCAACCGCAAGGCCGACAGGAAAGAAAAGGACAAAGACAAAAGCAAGGTTCTGGGCGCGATCAAGGAACTTTCGAAAAAGATAGGCGGGGACACTCTTGGCCAATATCTCTACTCACAAAATGGCGGGATATCCATCCGCAAGCAATACACCCACCGCGACATGTATGAAACTGAGTTTGATAAACTTTGGGCCGTGCAATCCGCCCATCATTCCGCGCTGACGCAAGACCTTAAAGTAAAAATCCACCGGGCGCTTTTCTTCCAGAGGCCGCTCAAGTCGCAGAAAAACCTTGTGGGATTTTGCGATCTGGAGAAAAAATTATGGAAGACGCCTGAAGGGCGCTTTATAGACAAAGGCCCGCGCCGCGCCGCCAAGTCCCACCCAATGGCACAGAGAATCAGAACCTTGCAGGACATCACCAACCTTAAAATCAACGGCGCTCCTCTTAACGAAACGCAACGCAAGGACATCATAGTTGCCATTGACGGGAAGGAAAAGCTGACTTGGGCGCAGGTTAAAAAAGTTGCGGGACTGCATAAGGAGACAAAGCTAAACCTGGAAGAAACCGGTAAAAAGCACATTCCTAGCGATTATACATCTTTCAATATTGCAAGAGCCCTGGGCGGCAAATGGGGTGCTCTGGACGAAGCAAAGCGGGAATGTTTATATACCGACCTTGCGACAATTGAAAACGAAGCGGCGTTAATCAAACGCCTTACCGGGGCTTGGAGCTTTTCAAAGGAAGAGGCGGAAGTTCTTGCCAAAGTGGAGTTGGAAGATGGTTACGCCGCCCATTCTTTAAAAGCCATCAAAAAGCTGTTACCACATATGGAAGCCGGACTCACCTATCCAGAAGCCAAAATCAAGGCGGGCTACGGCGCTGTGAGCGGCGCCAGTGGTGGACTTGGCCAACTTCCCGAACCGCCGCAAATGCGAAATCCTGTTGTCCAAAAAGCGTTGTATGAAACCCGCAAGGTAGTAAACGCCATCATCCGGAAATTTGGTAAGCCTGACATCATCCGGGTGGAACTGGCGCGGGACGCCAAACAACCCAAGAAGGTGAAAGATGATCGGTTAAAGCAAATACGTGATCGAGAGGAGGAGAACGAAACTATAAATAACGATCTTAAGAATGAATTCGGTGTAGCCAAGCCGACAAGGGAGGATAGGGAAAAGTACCGCCTTTGGATTGAGTGCAATCAAACCAGTCCCTATTCAGGTAAAACCATAGGCAAGCAGGAACTATTCGCAGCCGATGTTCAGGTGGAGCATATTCTCCCATGGCAGCGTTCACTCGATAATTCCTACATGAACAAGACGCTATGTTTCCACACGGAAAATCTGGGAAAAGGGGACAAAACACCTTTTGAAGCATGGGGTCACTACGAACAGAAATGGGGCGAAATTGAAACGAGAATCCAAAACTTTCCGCCTTCGAAACGCCGACGGTTCTACATGACCGAAATCCCCGATGGCTTTCTGGACAGCCAGTTGACTGACACGCGATATATCACAAAGGAAGTGTGCGCCTATTTAAAAACAACCGGGGTGCGTGTTGATACGAACAAGGGGCTTTTCACCGCATGGCTAAGGGGTGAATGGGGCCTTTATGATATTTTGCCCAGGCGCAATTACGATCTGAAAGCCGGCAAGGACCGCTCCGACCACCGCCATCACGCTCTGGACGCAATAGTCATTGCCCTAACCGGCCCATGGCAGGTTCATGTGATGAGCAGGGCTACATCACGCGGTGATGGACGGATGCGTTACTCAAACTTTCCGGCCCCTTGGCCCAACTTCCGCGATGACGTTAAGACCGCCATTGACGAAATCATCGTCTCCCACCGCGCCACACGCAAGATTCGCGGGGCGCTTCATGAAGAAACTTCGTATGGGGCGACATCGGAAAAAGGTGTTTTCGTCCGGCGAAAGGCGATAGAGAGCATGACACCCGGTGAAGCGGAGCGGATCAGGGATGCGCGCATCAAGGATATGGTTCAAAAACGGATTGAGGAGCATGGAGGTGATTATAAAGCCGCGCTCAAAACCGAATTTGTCATCGGCAAGAATCCGGTAAAAAAGGCGAGGATCACCGTCAACATGGGCGTGGACACTGTTTTCCCCATCAAAGACGAAACTGGCAAGGCTTACAGGTATGTGACATATGGCAACAACCACCATATCGAGATCGTCAAGAATCTGAAAACCGGAAAACATGAAGGGGTTGTTGTTACCACCATGGAGGCCGCCCGGCGCGCCCGAATTGGGAAGCTGGCCATTATCCAGCGCGATCACGGGGCGGATTATGAGTTTGTGATGTCCCTTTCCATCAATGAGATGGTGAAGATACCGGTGGATGGAGGGTTTGAGTATTATAGGGTGCAACTTCTAAACCAAACATCAAAGCAAATCACGTTAAGAAAACATACCTCTGCGGATATAACAGATAACTCAACAAGGCTCATGCCTGTCCCTAGCTCATTACTAGGAACTGGAGCGCAAAAGGTAATTATCTCCCCCATTGGCGATGTTTTTCCAGCACATGATTAA